A window of Cloacibacillus sp. An23 genomic DNA:
GCCGGAATATCAATACGCCACATCGACATGAACCGCAACGTACCGATGTACATAACGAATATCCAGAACAAACCGGCAGGGCGTCTCTCAGGCCCGATGGTTGTCAGTATGCGCCCGATACGATATGAACAGGTGCCTAAAGCGGTGCTCGCGACGGGACGTTTCCCCGCGGTACACGGCGCTCCCGTACATATCGGGGACCCCGCCGCCATCGGCGTCAAGGATATAAATAAGCCGGACTTCGGCGACGCGGTCGAAATACGCGAAGGCGAGACGCCAGTCTTCTGGGCCTGCGGGGTCACGCCGCAGGCGGTCGTGATGAACGTCAGGCCGCCCTTCGCGATAACGCACGCGCCTGGACACATGTTCATAGGCGACCCGAAAGACGTGGACTACGCAGTATTTTAACTGAAAGTCGTAAAATTTAGGGCAAAGCGCGGGGCTTTCTGCTCCGCGCTTTGCAGTGCGGAAGCGCCGTGTTTGTGCGCTTTATTTTTCTTTTAAGGAAACCCACATAACTCCGGCGAGCATCAGAAGCGCTCCTGCGATCTGCCTCGCGCCCATGACTTCCCCGAGGGCCGCGAAGGCGAAAACGGCTGACGATACGGGTTCAAGCGTAAGGATTATCCCCGCAGCCGTCGGCGTCAGATGCTGCTGAGAGACGGACTGCGCTATAAAACAGAACGCCGTACAGAAAACTCCTATGACCAGCGCCCATTTCCAGAAATCAAACGCGGACGGGAGAGAAAAGCCGCCCGAGACGAGCTGCGTCGCTCCGGCGTAAAGCCCTATGAAAAGGAACTGCATCGTCCCTATGGCGATCGGGTTCGCCCCGCGAAGAAACCTCGCCGCGAAAACGACGTAGGCTCCGTAGCAGAAGGCGCTCGCGAGACAAAAAACGTCGCCGCCGTGAAAGCTCATACCTCCATCGAGCGTCAGCAGGCAGATTCCGACGAGAGACATCGCGAGCGCGAACGCGGCGTGGAGGCCGATACGCTCGCGAAAGCATATAAACTGAATCAGAGGAATGAACACCACAGAAAGGCCCACGAGGAAGCCTGCGTTCGTCGCGCTGGTAGAACCGACTCCCAGCACCATGAAAAGACACGCGCAAAACATCATAATCCCTAGCTGCGCTGAGTGGAGGACCTCGGATTTTTTCAGCGGCGTTATCCTTTTGTAAAAAAACGGAAAAGTCACGGCGAAGGCCACGAGGAAGCGCACCGTCAGAAGCGTGAAGGCGTTCGTGTATTCGAGGCAGATCTTCGATATGCCGTACGTGGCCCCCCAAAGCACCGCTACAAGCGCGAGCAGCAAATTGTACTTGTACCTTCCGATCATACGCATCACCGGCGGATATTATACACTACGACGATAAACAGAAGACCGCGCCTCAGTCATTTTTGATTTGTCCGGGCGCGGTCGTGATTATTTTTTAAAGTTCGGCTCAGTGTTTATGCGCTTTTTCCAAGATACGCCAGAAAGCCTCCGTCTACGTATAGCATGTGGCCGTTGACGAAGTTTGAGGCTTCTGAGGCAAGAAAAACTACCGGCCCCGCAATGTCTTGCTCCGGATTCCCCCAGCGTCCCGCCGGCGTTTGTGTGCAAATGAAAATGTCAAATGGATTCGGCGAACCGTCTGCGCTTTTTGCGCGCAGAGATGCGTTCATATCAGTCGCCATATAACCGGGGGCGACTGCGTTGCACTGAATGTTGTACGGCCCGTACTCCGACGCTATGTTTCTCGTGAGCATCTTGAGGCCGCCTTTCGCTGAGGCGTAGGCCGCCGCCGTTTCTCGCCCGAGCTCGCTCATTATCCCGCAGACGTTTATTATCTTTCCGCCCTTTCTCTTAATCATATACGGAATGACGGTTTTAGCAGTAATGAACGGCCCAACCAGGTCTGTATCCACAATTCTGCGGAAATCGGCAGTTTCCATTTCAGTCATTGGAACTCGGTTGATTATCCCAGCGTTATTGAGAAGTATGTCTATATGTCCGCCGTTATTCTCAATTTCTGAGAAAAGCCACCAAACGCCAGTAGGGCTTGTAACGTCACAGACATATCCTTTCGCGTCTATTCCTCTTGTCTTGTACGCTTCCATACCTTTTTCAACGGACTCTTCGCTGCGCGCGCAAAAAAGAATCTCTGCGCCGGCTTCAGCGAGAGCGCAGGCCATCGCAAATCCAAGCCCGCGAGAACCTCCCGTCACAAACGCATGCTTCCCTTTAAGAGAAAACAAATTGACAGATGACATGCAAATCACCGTCCTTTTAACCTTCTACGAACGTCTTAAATGCGTCAGCGTATTTCGTTGGAATTATTTCGTAAAGTTCACATTCTGTTACCCCATTTTTGCGGAACGGGTCGTGTGATAAAATCTCGGAAACCTCTGCTTCAGTGCCGACATTGAACAGTATCGCCCCGCCGGTGCGCGGATTTCTCCGTCCTGAAAATATCACCTTTCCCTGTGCATAGTACCTGTCCAGAAATTCCGAATGCGCGGGAAGAAACTTATCTACGTCTTCTGTCGGCCTGACATACTTTGTTAAAACTAAAAACATGGCGATTCCTCCTTTTTAGTAAATTTACGGCCAATTTTCTGCATTTCCGGCTTGTTTGTCTTTACTGCGCAATTGCTGCCGCAACATCCTTGAAGCCCAACGCCATAGCGATTGGGATCGTCACTACGATGCTGAACACTACTCGTTCAAACCAAATAACGACTATATCTTTCAAAGTAAGCGGAATGTCCGTTCCCATGAGGCACGGGATACTTGCCGAGAAGAAGAGTATTTCCGATATGCTTACGACGGCGATGACGAATTTGACAAGCATAGTACCTTCTTTTGCGACAAGCACGGCGGGGAGGAACATTTCAGGCAGCGAAAGAGCCGCGGCTTTGCCTGCGAGCGCGGCCTGCTCGATCCCGAATATTTTGAAGAACGGGTAGAAGACGTAGCCGAACCAGTCAAACAGCGGCGTATACTCCGCAAGCACAAGGCCGAGCAGCCCGATGGACATGATTGACGGTATCACGCTGAACGCCATATTCAGCCCTGCATAGAGATTTTCCCATATCAGTTTCGAAAGCGGGCCTGTTTTTGAAGCCGTTTCGATTCCGGCCTGCCATGCGCGCGAAAGCATGTTGCCGTGATATTCAGGCTCCGGCGTTTTTTCACCGGTGAAGTATGTGTCCGGTATGGAACTCAAAGGCCACAGCCTGGCGGTAATAGCCGTTACTGCGAACGTCACCACGAGCGAGACCCAGAAATATAATCCCCAGTGATCCATAATGTTCAGCGTTTTGGCCACGATGAGCAAAAAGGTAGCGGAGACGGTGGAGAAGCCGGTCGCTATTATCGCTGCTTCCTTTGCGGAGTATTTGCCCTGTCTGTAAACGCCGTTAGTGATGATCAGCGCTATGGAGTAGCTTCCGACGAACGACGCGACAGCGTCGATGGCCGAACGTCCCGGCGTCTTGAACACTGGGCGCATTACCGGGGTCATAAGCACGCCGGTAAACTCCATAAGTCCGAAATTCGCGAGGAAGGCGAGAAATGCGGAGCCTATGGGAATGACCAGTCCGACGGGAGTTGCGAGCGACTTGTAGAGAAACGGGCCGAAGTCTGGCCGGCTGAGCCACTCAGGCGGATTAAGGTTGAATACGAGTATCGTCCCTATCACAGCGCCGCATATCTTCGCTATCGAGAAAAAAATCGTAACCGCGTCTTTTTCCCATGTTTTTCTGATAAACGGCAGTGCTGCCCCAATGTACATAACAAGCAGAATATAGAATTTTGCCGGCTCAGCAAGGTTAGAGGTAATGAACGATATTATATGATCCACCGGTATTGTTGACTTTCCGCCGATTTCAAGAGGATAGAAAAACATAAATATCCCAAAGATACTGAACGCGACGAATTTCAAAGCAGCATTAGAAGCGGTGTTTTCCGTTTTCATGTTATTCCTCCTGATGTTAGTTTTCAGACTCGTTATCTCTGGCAGTATCTTTCTTGTGTGTATGCGCCTATTTTGCGTGTGTGCGCTGTTCTGCAGCCGCTGAAAGCCCGTGGCTTTTCAGTTTTTCACCTCCTTTTCAGGCGGCCTGTTTATTCCAAATCCTATCTTGACGTTATAATAACACCGAGGGTATAAAAAATATATAAAATAAAGAGTAAAAATACTGAAATGCTATTTTACAAATGCGCGACGCTTGACGCATAAATTGCGCGGGGGCCTATTTTTCCGTAAAAGCATTTATGCTAAAATGTAATTTGCGCTAAAGTTGGGCGCGCATGAAAGAGAGGTCTTGATTATGTCGATATACCGCAGCCCGGAGAAAATAGCAGGATATTTGGAAAACTGGATAAGAGAAAAATTCAGAGAGGCCGGAGTCAAACGCGCGGTGCTCGGCATAAGCGGCGGGATAGATTCGGCGCTGCTGGCGGCGCTGCTGGCTAAGGTGCTTGGCCCGGAGAACGTGACGGGCGTCATAATGCCATGCCACAGTATGCCCATAGACGAGGAATATGCGAGACTGCTGGCGGACGCTCTTAAAATCAACACCGTGAAGGTGGAACTGTCGCAGGTGTACGACGCGATGACCGCAGCGTTGGCTGAGGGCGGAGCCGCCCCGGACGGCCTTGCGTCGGCGAACATCAAGCCGCGTCTGC
This region includes:
- a CDS encoding YciI family protein, with translation MFLVLTKYVRPTEDVDKFLPAHSEFLDRYYAQGKVIFSGRRNPRTGGAILFNVGTEAEVSEILSHDPFRKNGVTECELYEIIPTKYADAFKTFVEG
- a CDS encoding gluconate 5-dehydrogenase — encoded protein: MSSVNLFSLKGKHAFVTGGSRGLGFAMACALAEAGAEILFCARSEESVEKGMEAYKTRGIDAKGYVCDVTSPTGVWWLFSEIENNGGHIDILLNNAGIINRVPMTEMETADFRRIVDTDLVGPFITAKTVIPYMIKRKGGKIINVCGIMSELGRETAAAYASAKGGLKMLTRNIASEYGPYNIQCNAVAPGYMATDMNASLRAKSADGSPNPFDIFICTQTPAGRWGNPEQDIAGPVVFLASEASNFVNGHMLYVDGGFLAYLGKSA
- a CDS encoding YjiH family protein; translation: MYIGAALPFIRKTWEKDAVTIFFSIAKICGAVIGTILVFNLNPPEWLSRPDFGPFLYKSLATPVGLVIPIGSAFLAFLANFGLMEFTGVLMTPVMRPVFKTPGRSAIDAVASFVGSYSIALIITNGVYRQGKYSAKEAAIIATGFSTVSATFLLIVAKTLNIMDHWGLYFWVSLVVTFAVTAITARLWPLSSIPDTYFTGEKTPEPEYHGNMLSRAWQAGIETASKTGPLSKLIWENLYAGLNMAFSVIPSIMSIGLLGLVLAEYTPLFDWFGYVFYPFFKIFGIEQAALAGKAAALSLPEMFLPAVLVAKEGTMLVKFVIAVVSISEILFFSASIPCLMGTDIPLTLKDIVVIWFERVVFSIVVTIPIAMALGFKDVAAAIAQ
- a CDS encoding DMT family transporter, with translation MIGRYKYNLLLALVAVLWGATYGISKICLEYTNAFTLLTVRFLVAFAVTFPFFYKRITPLKKSEVLHSAQLGIMMFCACLFMVLGVGSTSATNAGFLVGLSVVFIPLIQFICFRERIGLHAAFALAMSLVGICLLTLDGGMSFHGGDVFCLASAFCYGAYVVFAARFLRGANPIAIGTMQFLFIGLYAGATQLVSGGFSLPSAFDFWKWALVIGVFCTAFCFIAQSVSQQHLTPTAAGIILTLEPVSSAVFAFAALGEVMGARQIAGALLMLAGVMWVSLKEK
- a CDS encoding putative hydro-lyase — its product is MTLPFDVTPFRATPPKEMRRIIREGEWPHPTSGLCRFHVQANMIVLPKDWAYDFLVFAQRNPKPCPILDVTEPGDWEARLIAPGSDVRTDIPKYRVWKDGELIDEPSDVVKYWRGDLVAFLLGCSFSFEGALLEAGISIRHIDMNRNVPMYITNIQNKPAGRLSGPMVVSMRPIRYEQVPKAVLATGRFPAVHGAPVHIGDPAAIGVKDINKPDFGDAVEIREGETPVFWACGVTPQAVVMNVRPPFAITHAPGHMFIGDPKDVDYAVF